One region of Thermococcus celericrescens genomic DNA includes:
- a CDS encoding GMP synthase subunit A, whose translation MIVIMDNGGQYVHRIWRTLRYLGVEAKIIPNTTPLEEIKAMKPKGIIFSGGPDIERTGNCSAILEHYNEFNVPILGICLGHQLIAKHFGGKVGKGEKAEYSLVEVEILEENGIFRGLPRRLKVWESHMDEVKELPDGFRLLARSETCPVEAMKHESLPIYGVQFHPEVAHTEHGSEIYRNFAELCGELS comes from the coding sequence ATGATAGTCATCATGGACAACGGCGGCCAGTACGTCCACAGGATTTGGAGGACTCTGAGGTACCTCGGCGTCGAGGCAAAGATAATCCCCAACACGACGCCGCTTGAGGAGATAAAGGCCATGAAACCGAAGGGCATAATCTTCTCGGGCGGCCCGGACATCGAGAGGACCGGCAACTGCTCCGCTATTTTGGAGCATTACAACGAGTTCAACGTTCCAATTCTTGGCATCTGCCTGGGTCACCAGCTGATAGCGAAGCACTTTGGCGGAAAGGTTGGAAAGGGCGAAAAGGCCGAGTACAGCCTCGTTGAGGTGGAGATACTGGAGGAGAACGGGATCTTCCGTGGGCTTCCAAGGAGGCTGAAGGTCTGGGAGAGCCACATGGACGAGGTGAAGGAGCTGCCTGATGGCTTCAGGCTCTTGGCCAGGAGTGAGACCTGCCCGGTCGAGGCCATGAAGCACGAGAGCCTTCCCATCTACGGCGTGCAGTTCCATCCAGAGGTTGCCCACACCGAGCACGGCTCCGAGATATACCGCAACTTTGCTGAGCTTTGCGGGGAGCTCAGCTAG
- the purD gene encoding phosphoribosylamine--glycine ligase → MKVLLVGGGGRENAIGEALVRSGAEMYVVSKHRNPGLARLAKDYSLARETDIEKVIELARGWGIELAFIGPEAPLEKGIVDSLEREGIPAVGPTKDAAQIETNKAFARSLMEKYEIPGRKLFRVFEDVSEMRSWIDDFGRPVVVKPLGLTGGKGVKVVGYQLRDNEEAKAYAEELIRKDGRVLIEERTDGVEFTFQVFTDGKRVIPMPLAQDYPHAYEDDKGPITGGMGSYSCSSHVLPFVPREDYEKALETLKATVEAMRKNGTPYKGILYGQFMLSKDGPVIIEYNARFGDPEAMNVLPLLRTGLLEIAEGIVDGNLRKAEFENKATVVKYLAPKGYPLGPVKGVKVQVDDKAVEEARAKLYYASIDENFTLLGSRAIAVVGIADTLEEAEKMAQNAVGYVKGELFYRRDVGTRESVEKRIRLMREFGKEFEPNSC, encoded by the coding sequence ATGAAGGTTCTGCTCGTTGGAGGCGGCGGTAGGGAGAACGCCATCGGTGAGGCGCTCGTGAGAAGCGGCGCCGAGATGTACGTCGTTTCGAAGCACAGAAACCCCGGGCTGGCAAGGCTCGCAAAGGACTACAGTCTGGCCAGGGAAACGGATATCGAGAAAGTTATCGAACTCGCCAGGGGATGGGGAATAGAACTTGCCTTCATAGGCCCGGAGGCGCCACTTGAGAAAGGTATAGTTGATTCCCTTGAGCGTGAGGGCATCCCCGCGGTTGGACCGACTAAGGATGCCGCCCAGATTGAGACCAACAAGGCCTTTGCCCGCTCCCTCATGGAGAAGTATGAAATCCCCGGCAGGAAGCTCTTCCGTGTCTTTGAGGACGTCTCTGAGATGCGTTCGTGGATAGACGACTTTGGAAGGCCGGTCGTTGTGAAGCCCCTCGGTCTCACCGGTGGAAAGGGCGTTAAAGTGGTCGGCTACCAGCTGAGGGACAACGAAGAGGCCAAGGCCTACGCCGAGGAGCTCATCAGGAAGGATGGAAGGGTTCTCATTGAGGAAAGAACCGACGGCGTTGAGTTCACCTTCCAGGTCTTCACGGACGGGAAGAGGGTAATCCCGATGCCCCTCGCCCAGGACTATCCCCACGCCTACGAGGACGATAAGGGCCCCATAACCGGCGGCATGGGGAGCTACTCATGTTCAAGCCACGTTCTCCCCTTCGTTCCGAGAGAGGACTATGAAAAGGCCCTTGAAACTTTGAAAGCGACCGTTGAAGCCATGCGGAAGAACGGAACGCCCTACAAGGGGATCCTCTACGGCCAGTTCATGCTCTCCAAAGACGGTCCCGTCATAATCGAGTACAACGCCCGCTTCGGCGACCCCGAGGCCATGAACGTTCTCCCCCTCCTCAGGACGGGCCTGCTTGAGATCGCTGAGGGAATCGTTGACGGCAACCTTAGGAAGGCGGAGTTTGAGAACAAAGCCACCGTTGTCAAGTACCTCGCTCCAAAGGGCTATCCCCTGGGCCCGGTTAAGGGGGTTAAAGTTCAGGTGGACGATAAGGCGGTGGAAGAGGCGAGAGCGAAGCTCTACTACGCCTCCATTGACGAGAACTTCACGCTCCTCGGCTCCCGTGCCATAGCGGTCGTTGGAATCGCCGATACGCTCGAAGAGGCGGAGAAGATGGCCCAGAATGCCGTCGGTTACGTGAAAGGTGAGCTGTTCTATCGCAGAGACGTGGGCACGAGGGAGAGCGTTGAGAAGAGGATTAGGCTGATGAGGGAGTTTGGAAAGGAGTTCGAGCCGAATTCATGCTGA
- the purS gene encoding phosphoribosylformylglycinamidine synthase subunit PurS, with amino-acid sequence MKWKVTVIVRLKEGLNDPEGRVIGNALRNLGYAVENLRVPKHFEFELESEEPEEEVEEMCRKLLANPLIHDYEYSIEPVS; translated from the coding sequence ATGAAGTGGAAGGTTACCGTCATCGTTCGCCTCAAGGAAGGCCTCAACGACCCCGAAGGAAGGGTCATCGGAAACGCCCTCAGGAACCTCGGCTACGCGGTGGAGAATCTGCGCGTTCCCAAGCACTTCGAGTTCGAGCTGGAGAGCGAAGAACCGGAGGAAGAGGTCGAGGAGATGTGCAGAAAGCTCCTTGCCAACCCGCTCATCCACGATTATGAGTACAGCATCGAGCCGGTGAGCTGA
- a CDS encoding TonB-dependent receptor, producing MIVSLGHTVYYRTRIDSWKEFKEFLEKVCEGLSFRFVEGEDAVLILPECYGVEPLEIKKMGRGFVKTNLVEPCHSIYLLVLHSVSSFGSVELWED from the coding sequence GTGATAGTTAGCTTGGGGCACACGGTGTACTACCGCACCAGGATTGATAGCTGGAAGGAATTCAAGGAGTTCCTAGAAAAGGTCTGCGAAGGGCTTAGCTTTCGTTTTGTTGAGGGAGAAGACGCCGTTCTAATCCTTCCTGAATGCTACGGTGTCGAGCCCCTGGAGATAAAGAAGATGGGTAGGGGATTCGTCAAGACAAACCTCGTTGAACCCTGCCATTCTATCTATCTGCTCGTGCTTCATTCGGTTTCTTCTTTCGGTTCAGTCGAGCTCTGGGAGGACTGA
- a CDS encoding formate--phosphoribosylaminoimidazolecarboxamide ligase — protein MRVATYASHSALQILKGAKEEGFETVAFGKSRVKPLYTKYFPVADHFIEGTYPEERLLELNAVVIPTGSFVAHLGIELVERMRVPYYGNKEVLKWESDRSLERKWLEKAGLRLPRVYEDPDDIDGPVIVKPHGAKGGKGYFLAKDPEDFWRKAERLGVRDKDGLGGVQIQEYVLGVPVYPHYFYSKLNRELELMSIDRRYESNADAIGRIPAKEQLDLEFGTNYTVIGNIPIVLRESLLMDVIEAGERTVKAAEELVGGLWGPFCLEGVFTEELEFVVFEVSARIVAGTNPFVHGSPYSWLRYDKPVSTGRRIAMELRQALEEDRLGEVLT, from the coding sequence ATGAGGGTAGCGACCTATGCTTCACACTCGGCCCTTCAAATTTTGAAGGGGGCAAAGGAGGAAGGCTTCGAGACGGTGGCCTTTGGAAAAAGTCGAGTTAAACCGCTCTACACGAAGTACTTCCCGGTTGCGGACCATTTCATCGAAGGAACTTACCCCGAGGAGCGACTGCTTGAGTTAAACGCAGTCGTTATACCCACAGGCTCGTTCGTCGCCCACCTCGGAATCGAGCTTGTTGAGAGGATGCGCGTTCCCTATTACGGCAACAAAGAGGTGCTGAAGTGGGAGAGCGACCGCTCACTGGAGAGAAAGTGGCTTGAGAAAGCCGGCTTAAGGCTTCCGAGGGTTTACGAAGATCCGGACGACATAGATGGACCGGTCATAGTCAAGCCCCACGGGGCGAAGGGTGGAAAGGGCTACTTCCTGGCCAAGGACCCAGAGGACTTCTGGAGGAAGGCCGAGAGGCTCGGCGTGAGGGACAAAGATGGCCTAGGAGGGGTTCAGATTCAGGAGTACGTCCTCGGCGTCCCGGTTTACCCTCACTACTTTTACTCGAAGCTCAACCGAGAGCTGGAGCTGATGAGCATAGACCGGCGTTACGAGTCCAATGCTGACGCGATAGGAAGGATTCCGGCCAAAGAGCAGCTCGACCTCGAATTCGGCACCAACTACACGGTGATAGGCAACATCCCGATAGTTCTGAGGGAGAGCCTGCTGATGGACGTCATCGAGGCCGGGGAGAGGACGGTCAAGGCTGCCGAGGAGCTCGTGGGCGGTCTCTGGGGCCCCTTCTGCCTGGAGGGAGTCTTCACCGAGGAGCTTGAGTTCGTCGTCTTCGAGGTTTCCGCCAGGATAGTCGCCGGAACGAACCCCTTCGTCCACGGTTCCCCATACAGCTGGCTCCGCTACGACAAACCGGTGAGCACCGGCAGGAGGATAGCCATGGAGCTGAGGCAGGCTTTGGAGGAGGACAGGCTTGGGGAGGTTTTGACATAA
- the purQ gene encoding phosphoribosylformylglycinamidine synthase I, which yields MVRFAVVVFPGTNCDFETERAIRKAGAEAERVWYKTSLKDYDGVVLPGGFSYADYLRAGAIAARQEIMDKVREFAREGRPVLGICNGFQILTETGLLPGALRPNRIPRFLCRWVHLRVNDVETPFTSLYEPGEVIRMPIAHAEGNYYVDDPSKVRTVFQYSDGKGNVSEEANPNGSVLNIAAIVNERGNVLGTMPHPERASDRFLGSEDGLRLFRSMVEWARR from the coding sequence ATGGTCCGCTTCGCTGTGGTCGTGTTCCCTGGAACAAACTGCGACTTCGAGACTGAGAGGGCGATAAGGAAAGCGGGAGCGGAAGCCGAGAGGGTGTGGTATAAGACCTCACTCAAAGACTACGACGGCGTCGTCCTCCCCGGCGGCTTCAGCTACGCAGACTATCTCAGAGCTGGAGCCATAGCGGCAAGGCAGGAGATAATGGATAAGGTGAGGGAGTTTGCCCGGGAGGGAAGGCCTGTTTTGGGGATATGCAACGGCTTTCAAATCCTCACAGAGACGGGTCTCCTTCCGGGGGCACTGAGACCGAACAGGATTCCGCGCTTCCTCTGCAGGTGGGTGCACCTTCGCGTTAACGACGTCGAAACGCCGTTCACCTCGCTATACGAACCCGGGGAGGTCATAAGGATGCCAATAGCCCACGCGGAGGGCAACTACTACGTGGACGACCCATCGAAGGTCAGAACCGTCTTCCAGTACAGCGACGGGAAAGGAAACGTGAGCGAGGAAGCAAACCCCAACGGTTCGGTTCTCAACATAGCGGCGATAGTCAACGAGAGGGGCAACGTTCTCGGAACCATGCCCCACCCAGAGCGCGCGAGCGACCGTTTTTTGGGCAGTGAAGACGGCCTGAGGCTCTTCAGGAGCATGGTGGAGTGGGCGAGGAGGTGA
- the purL gene encoding phosphoribosylformylglycinamidine synthase subunit PurL → MFPHEEKLIRERLGREPNEVEWAMLEVMWSEHASYKSSRPWLKLLPTENEHVILGPGEDAGIVKFDDETWIVVGIESHNHPSAVEPYGGAATGVGGIVRDILCMGARPMALLDPIRFGPLEKERNRYLFEYVVKGIADYGNRIGVPTVGGETEFDESLDNYTLVNVACVGVMKPEHLVHSYVTEPGLKLILVGNRTGRDGIHGVTFASEELSENAEEEDRSAVQIPDPFTEKLLIEATLEAVYTGKVKALKDLGGGGLTCAASEMAGKKGFGAVVYADRVPLREPGMTPKEVMISESQERMLFAVSEADIDVLGGIFEKYGLEWTVVGDVIEEPRFIVYWKGEKVADLPVELLADVPTIEWEMEPYKAEKPVETPEVSFEKAFDLVWGSPNILSKRWIWGQYDHEVQGRTVLKPGRDAAILKLNDEYGLAFTSDGNPNHSHLNPYHGAMGAVAEVVRNLVSVGAEPLALVDNLNFASPERPEVYWSFAETVKGLADAAKAFGLAYVSGNVSFYNEVAGIPIKPTPVVAGLGKVKLEEIPEMGLSGGLLIGVVGITKAELGGSELFARLGVEGGFAPRVNLDEEKANAEGILRAIRKGLVRAVHDVGGGGIAVALAEMALSGNTGFTADLSKVPTETSNPIEVAFSESHSRYIVTFPEENLDELKTMFRHFRVIGKAGGSDAVFYWHGRELLRKPPEELRAIHESLPKLLGEEK, encoded by the coding sequence ATGTTCCCGCACGAGGAGAAGCTCATTCGTGAAAGGCTCGGCAGGGAGCCGAACGAAGTTGAGTGGGCGATGCTCGAAGTTATGTGGAGCGAGCACGCCTCCTACAAGTCGAGCAGACCCTGGTTGAAGCTCCTTCCAACGGAGAACGAGCACGTTATTTTGGGCCCTGGCGAGGACGCTGGGATAGTGAAGTTCGACGACGAAACGTGGATAGTCGTTGGAATCGAGAGCCACAACCACCCTTCAGCAGTTGAGCCCTACGGCGGGGCCGCCACAGGCGTCGGCGGGATCGTCAGGGATATTCTGTGTATGGGTGCAAGGCCGATGGCGCTCCTCGACCCCATACGCTTCGGCCCGCTGGAGAAGGAGCGGAACAGGTACCTCTTCGAGTACGTCGTCAAGGGTATAGCTGACTACGGCAACAGGATAGGCGTCCCGACCGTTGGGGGCGAGACGGAGTTCGATGAGAGCTTAGATAACTACACACTCGTTAACGTTGCCTGCGTTGGAGTTATGAAGCCTGAGCACCTCGTCCACAGCTACGTAACCGAGCCAGGTCTCAAGCTAATCCTCGTCGGCAACAGGACCGGCAGGGACGGGATTCACGGCGTCACCTTCGCGAGCGAAGAGCTGAGCGAGAACGCGGAGGAGGAAGATCGCTCGGCGGTTCAGATTCCCGACCCCTTCACTGAAAAGCTGCTCATCGAGGCGACCCTTGAGGCAGTCTACACGGGCAAGGTGAAAGCGCTGAAGGATTTGGGCGGTGGAGGATTGACCTGCGCCGCCTCCGAGATGGCGGGCAAGAAGGGCTTTGGTGCGGTGGTCTATGCCGACAGGGTTCCCCTCCGCGAGCCCGGGATGACCCCAAAGGAGGTCATGATTTCCGAGAGCCAGGAGAGGATGCTCTTCGCCGTTAGCGAAGCCGATATCGATGTCCTCGGGGGAATCTTCGAGAAGTACGGCCTCGAATGGACGGTTGTTGGAGATGTCATCGAGGAGCCGCGCTTTATAGTATACTGGAAGGGCGAAAAGGTAGCGGACCTTCCGGTGGAGCTCCTCGCGGATGTGCCGACGATAGAGTGGGAGATGGAGCCGTACAAAGCCGAAAAGCCTGTTGAAACTCCGGAGGTTTCCTTCGAGAAGGCCTTCGACCTCGTCTGGGGCAGTCCTAACATCCTGAGCAAGCGCTGGATATGGGGGCAGTACGACCATGAAGTTCAGGGAAGGACGGTTCTCAAGCCCGGCCGCGATGCCGCGATACTGAAGCTCAACGACGAGTACGGCTTGGCTTTTACATCAGATGGCAACCCTAACCACAGTCACCTCAACCCCTACCACGGTGCCATGGGTGCCGTTGCGGAAGTTGTGCGGAACCTTGTCAGCGTCGGGGCTGAACCTTTGGCCCTCGTGGACAACCTCAACTTTGCCTCGCCCGAGAGGCCCGAAGTTTACTGGAGCTTCGCCGAGACCGTTAAGGGCCTCGCGGACGCGGCTAAGGCCTTCGGTTTGGCATACGTCAGCGGGAACGTGAGCTTCTACAACGAAGTTGCCGGGATACCGATAAAGCCGACGCCTGTTGTCGCTGGCCTCGGAAAGGTTAAGCTTGAGGAAATCCCTGAGATGGGGCTGAGCGGTGGGCTGCTCATAGGCGTCGTTGGGATAACGAAGGCAGAACTCGGCGGCTCGGAGCTGTTCGCGAGGCTCGGCGTCGAAGGCGGCTTTGCCCCGCGCGTGAACCTCGACGAGGAGAAGGCCAACGCCGAGGGGATTCTGAGGGCTATACGGAAAGGCCTCGTTAGGGCGGTACACGACGTGGGCGGAGGCGGAATAGCAGTGGCGCTCGCTGAGATGGCCCTATCTGGAAACACGGGCTTCACAGCAGACCTCTCAAAGGTTCCCACCGAAACTTCTAACCCAATCGAGGTCGCCTTCAGCGAGAGCCACTCCCGCTACATAGTTACCTTCCCGGAAGAGAACCTCGATGAGCTCAAGACCATGTTCAGGCACTTCAGGGTCATCGGGAAAGCAGGAGGAAGCGATGCGGTCTTCTACTGGCACGGAAGGGAGCTCCTCAGAAAGCCCCCCGAAGAGCTTAGAGCAATCCATGAGTCCCTGCCAAAGCTCTTGGGTGAGGAGAAATGA
- the purE gene encoding 5-(carboxyamino)imidazole ribonucleotide mutase, with translation MKVLVVMGSRSDSHIAEKVTAVLDEFGVEYDVEVASAHRNPKKVEELAKKDYDVFIAIAGLSAALPGVIAAHTVKPVIGVPVSAKLNGLDALLSIAQMPPGVPVAAVGIDNGKNAALLAVEILALGDEKLRKKLEEYREKGRM, from the coding sequence ATGAAGGTGCTTGTAGTGATGGGAAGCAGGAGCGATTCCCATATAGCGGAGAAGGTTACGGCAGTTCTCGACGAGTTCGGCGTTGAGTACGACGTTGAGGTCGCCTCGGCCCACAGGAACCCAAAAAAGGTTGAGGAGCTGGCCAAGAAAGACTACGACGTTTTCATCGCCATCGCAGGTCTGAGCGCCGCGCTGCCAGGTGTGATAGCGGCCCACACAGTTAAGCCCGTTATAGGAGTCCCCGTTTCGGCGAAGCTCAACGGCCTCGACGCCCTCCTCAGCATAGCCCAGATGCCGCCCGGAGTTCCGGTTGCTGCAGTGGGGATAGACAACGGAAAGAACGCGGCCCTGCTGGCGGTTGAGATCCTGGCGCTAGGGGATGAAAAGCTTAGAAAAAAGCTTGAGGAATACCGCGAAAAGGGAAGAATGTAG
- a CDS encoding formate--phosphoribosylaminoimidazolecarboxamide ligase family protein produces the protein MISRDEILSVLERYDPEKITVGVIGSHSALDIADGAKEEGLPVLVVAQRGRHRTYAEYFKLRKTRDGLTKGFIDEVMVLEKFAQIVNVQEELVKRNVIFVPNRSFVVYTGIDRVENDFRVPLFGSRNLLRGEERSEEKSYYWLLEKARLPYPEPVKPEEIDEVGLVIVKLPHAKKRLERGFFTAASYKEFREKAEKLIKLGVITEEDLAKARIERYIIGPVFNFDFFYSPIDGEIELLGIDWRFETSLDGHVRLPAHQQLTLPEHQFEPEYTVTGHASSTLRESLLEKVFHMAECYVKATQEYYSPGIIGPFTLQTAVDKDLNFYIYDVAPRTGGGTNIHMAVGHPYGNALWRKPMSTGRRVALEIKRALELDELGKVVT, from the coding sequence ATGATAAGCCGCGATGAGATCTTGAGCGTTCTTGAAAGATACGATCCGGAGAAAATCACCGTTGGAGTCATAGGAAGCCACTCCGCGCTGGATATAGCCGACGGGGCAAAGGAGGAAGGTCTTCCGGTTCTCGTTGTCGCCCAGAGGGGCAGGCACAGGACCTACGCCGAGTACTTCAAGCTTCGGAAGACGAGGGATGGCTTGACCAAGGGCTTCATTGACGAGGTTATGGTCCTTGAGAAGTTCGCCCAAATCGTTAACGTCCAGGAGGAGCTGGTAAAGAGGAACGTTATCTTCGTCCCGAACCGCTCCTTCGTGGTCTACACTGGCATTGATAGGGTTGAGAACGACTTCCGCGTTCCGCTCTTCGGCAGCAGGAACCTCCTCAGGGGCGAGGAGAGGAGCGAGGAGAAGAGCTACTACTGGCTCCTTGAGAAGGCCAGGCTTCCCTATCCCGAACCCGTAAAGCCGGAGGAGATTGATGAGGTTGGCCTCGTCATCGTCAAGCTCCCTCATGCCAAGAAGAGGCTTGAGCGCGGCTTCTTTACGGCAGCAAGCTACAAAGAGTTCCGCGAGAAGGCCGAGAAGCTCATCAAGCTCGGCGTAATCACCGAGGAGGACCTCGCGAAGGCCAGAATCGAGCGCTACATCATTGGGCCGGTCTTCAACTTCGACTTCTTCTACTCGCCGATCGACGGAGAGATTGAGCTTTTGGGCATAGACTGGCGCTTTGAGACGAGCCTGGACGGCCACGTGAGGCTTCCCGCTCATCAGCAGTTGACCCTTCCGGAGCACCAGTTCGAGCCTGAATACACCGTCACCGGTCATGCCTCTTCAACCCTCAGGGAGTCTCTTCTTGAGAAGGTCTTCCACATGGCCGAGTGCTATGTGAAGGCCACTCAGGAGTACTACTCCCCGGGAATCATCGGGCCCTTCACCCTCCAGACAGCCGTTGATAAAGACCTGAACTTCTACATCTACGACGTCGCTCCAAGAACCGGCGGGGGAACCAACATCCACATGGCGGTGGGGCACCCCTACGGAAACGCCCTCTGGAGGAAGCCGATGAGCACCGGAAGGAGAGTTGCCCTTGAGATTAAGCGCGCCCTTGAGCTCGACGAGCTTGGGAAGGTTGTCACGTGA
- the guaA gene encoding glutamine-hydrolyzing GMP synthase translates to MMWERFIEEKVEEIRNTVGDGKAIIALSGGVDSSTAAILAHKAIGERLHAVFVNTGFMRKGEPEFVVKTFRDEFGLNLHYVDASERFFSELRCITDPEEKRKIIGRVFIEVFEEVAREIDAEFLIQGTIAPDWIESKGKIKSHHNVGGLPERLNLRLIEPLRDLYKDEVRELGMELGLPEKIYNRMPFPGPGLAVRVLGEVTPEKVAIVREANAIVEEEIEKAGLKPWQAFAVLLGVKTVGVQGDIRAYKETIAVRVVESLDGMTANAMAVPFDVLQRIAFRITSEIPEVGRVLYDITNKPPATIEFE, encoded by the coding sequence GTGATGTGGGAGCGCTTTATAGAGGAGAAGGTTGAGGAGATTAGAAATACGGTTGGCGATGGCAAGGCTATCATAGCACTGAGCGGTGGCGTTGACAGCTCAACAGCGGCGATCTTGGCTCACAAGGCAATAGGTGAGAGGCTTCACGCCGTTTTCGTCAACACAGGTTTCATGCGGAAAGGCGAGCCGGAATTCGTGGTGAAGACCTTCAGGGATGAGTTTGGCCTCAACCTCCACTACGTTGATGCGAGCGAGCGCTTTTTCAGCGAGCTTAGGTGCATTACCGACCCGGAGGAGAAGAGGAAGATAATAGGCAGGGTCTTCATAGAGGTGTTCGAGGAGGTTGCGAGGGAAATCGACGCGGAGTTCCTGATTCAGGGAACTATCGCTCCCGACTGGATCGAGAGCAAGGGGAAAATCAAGAGCCACCACAACGTTGGCGGCTTACCCGAGAGGCTCAACCTCAGGCTGATAGAGCCGCTCCGTGACCTCTACAAAGACGAGGTCAGGGAGCTTGGCATGGAGCTTGGTCTGCCGGAGAAGATATACAACCGCATGCCCTTCCCGGGGCCCGGCCTTGCCGTCCGCGTCCTCGGCGAGGTTACGCCGGAGAAGGTTGCCATCGTTAGAGAAGCTAATGCCATAGTCGAGGAGGAGATTGAGAAGGCCGGACTGAAACCCTGGCAGGCCTTCGCCGTTCTTCTCGGGGTCAAGACCGTCGGCGTTCAGGGGGACATAAGGGCCTACAAGGAAACGATAGCCGTTCGCGTCGTTGAGAGCCTCGACGGCATGACTGCGAACGCGATGGCCGTCCCCTTCGATGTCCTCCAGAGGATAGCCTTCAGGATAACGAGCGAGATTCCCGAGGTTGGGAGGGTGCTATACGACATCACCAACAAACCTCCAGCAACGATTGAGTTTGAGTGA
- the purT gene encoding phosphoribosylglycinamide formyltransferase 2 has protein sequence MIKPRDELGTATTDSAQKILLLGSGELGKEIAIEAQRLGVEVIAVDRYANAPAMQVAHRSYVGNMRDADFLFSVIEREKPDAIIPEIEAINLDALFELEKDGYFVVPNARATWIAMHRERTRETLAKEAKVPTSRYAYATTLDELYEACERIGYPCHTKAIMSSSGKGSYFVKGPEDVPKAWEEAKKKARGSADKIIVEEHIDFDVEMTELAVRHYDENGEIVTTFPKPVGHYQIDGDYHSSWQPAEISEKAEREVYRIAKRITDVLGGLGLFGVEMFVKGDKVWANEVSPRPHDTGMVTLASHPTGFSEFGLHLRAVLGLPIPGEWVEEYRLFPILTPAATHVIKADVSGYSPRFRGLARAMSVPNSTIRLFGKPEAYPGRRLGVALAWDRDIGEAKRRAEMVAHMVELRTRSSEWHSQDYEKAGHLCGF, from the coding sequence ATGATCAAGCCCCGGGATGAACTCGGAACGGCCACAACGGATTCTGCCCAGAAGATACTCCTCCTCGGAAGCGGCGAGCTGGGAAAGGAGATAGCCATCGAGGCTCAGAGGCTGGGTGTGGAAGTCATCGCCGTTGACCGCTACGCCAACGCCCCGGCGATGCAGGTTGCTCACCGCTCCTACGTGGGAAACATGAGGGATGCCGACTTTCTGTTTTCCGTGATTGAGCGTGAAAAACCCGATGCCATAATCCCCGAGATAGAGGCGATAAATCTCGACGCTCTCTTCGAGCTGGAGAAGGACGGCTACTTCGTTGTCCCGAACGCCAGGGCCACGTGGATAGCGATGCACCGCGAGAGGACGCGGGAGACCCTCGCGAAGGAAGCCAAAGTTCCGACGTCACGCTACGCCTACGCGACTACTCTAGACGAACTCTACGAGGCCTGCGAGAGGATAGGTTACCCTTGCCACACAAAGGCCATAATGAGTTCCTCCGGCAAGGGTTCATACTTCGTTAAGGGGCCAGAAGATGTCCCGAAGGCCTGGGAAGAGGCCAAGAAGAAGGCTCGCGGTAGCGCGGACAAGATAATCGTCGAGGAGCACATTGACTTTGACGTTGAGATGACCGAGCTTGCTGTGAGGCACTACGATGAGAACGGTGAAATCGTCACGACCTTCCCGAAGCCGGTCGGCCACTACCAGATTGACGGGGATTATCATTCCAGCTGGCAGCCGGCTGAGATAAGCGAAAAGGCCGAGCGCGAGGTTTACAGGATAGCCAAGCGTATAACCGACGTCCTCGGCGGCCTCGGACTGTTCGGCGTCGAGATGTTCGTTAAGGGCGATAAGGTCTGGGCCAACGAGGTTTCGCCGAGACCCCACGACACGGGAATGGTGACCCTTGCCTCCCACCCAACGGGCTTCTCCGAGTTCGGACTGCATCTCAGAGCGGTTCTTGGACTTCCGATTCCCGGAGAGTGGGTCGAAGAGTACCGTCTGTTCCCTATCCTAACGCCCGCAGCTACTCACGTAATCAAGGCCGACGTTTCAGGTTACTCCCCACGCTTCCGCGGCTTGGCTAGAGCCATGAGCGTCCCCAACTCGACGATTCGTCTCTTTGGAAAGCCTGAGGCATACCCTGGCAGAAGGCTGGGTGTTGCGCTCGCGTGGGACAGGGATATCGGGGAGGCAAAGAGACGTGCCGAGATGGTGGCGCATATGGTTGAGCTTAGAACCAGGAGTTCAGAGTGGCACTCCCAGGATTATGAAAAAGCCGGTCATCTCTGCGGGTTCTAG